The Amycolatopsis sp. DG1A-15b genome window below encodes:
- a CDS encoding dihydrofolate reductase family protein produces MTEPTGRRVTANLSLTLDGRYHGPAGPADMGAILPYATTEAARRHLSRIWAGATTAVLGRRNAEGFLGFWPTVAADENADPRDRGYAQWLVDVEKVVFSTTLADAPWERARLVNAPAADVVAELKTAAGGDILVNSSASVIKPLLAADLLDRLYLMICPEIAGGGPRLFDDGLPSSKWRLTCHETGELGETAMVYDRVR; encoded by the coding sequence ATGACCGAGCCGACCGGCCGCCGGGTGACCGCGAACCTGAGTCTCACCCTCGACGGGCGCTACCACGGCCCCGCCGGGCCCGCCGACATGGGCGCGATCCTCCCGTACGCCACGACGGAAGCCGCGCGGCGCCACCTGAGCCGGATCTGGGCCGGGGCGACGACGGCGGTCCTCGGTCGCCGCAACGCAGAGGGCTTCCTGGGGTTCTGGCCCACGGTCGCCGCCGACGAGAACGCCGACCCGCGCGACCGCGGCTACGCGCAATGGCTGGTGGACGTGGAAAAGGTCGTCTTCTCCACGACGTTGGCCGACGCCCCGTGGGAGCGCGCCCGGCTGGTGAACGCGCCCGCCGCGGACGTCGTCGCCGAGCTGAAGACCGCGGCCGGGGGCGACATCCTCGTCAACAGCAGCGCGAGCGTCATCAAACCGCTGCTCGCGGCGGACCTGCTCGACCGGCTGTACCTCATGATCTGCCCGGAAATCGCGGGCGGCGGCCCCCGGCTGTTCGACGACGGCCTGCCGTCCTCGAAGTGGCGGCTCACCTGCCACGAAACCGGCGAGCTGGGGGAGACGGCGATGGTCTA
- a CDS encoding metalloregulator ArsR/SmtB family transcription factor — protein sequence MDRIAAALGDAARWRIVELLAERPRSVGELAELTGLRQPQTTKHLQTLARAELVTVFPLGQRRVHALEAGPLEALATRLRELADATDAHAGERAAVARYRAAIEADAAAADRDRWADGRTFTFDRLLPVPAGDVWRHWTDPDLLASWWVPPSMTVTACTIEPRPGGRVVLGYRDADGEYRAEGRVRVADEPGHLGFDLAVTGPASFTGHYDLELHPDAAGTRLRLGLRITATTVGAVPFIAGIETGWRQVLDHLTAVLSERKA from the coding sequence ATGGACCGGATTGCCGCAGCACTGGGAGACGCCGCGCGGTGGCGCATCGTCGAACTCCTCGCCGAGCGCCCCCGCTCGGTCGGGGAGCTGGCCGAACTGACCGGGCTCCGGCAGCCGCAGACCACCAAGCACCTGCAGACCCTCGCCCGGGCCGAGCTGGTCACCGTCTTCCCGCTCGGCCAGCGGCGGGTCCACGCCCTCGAAGCCGGCCCCCTGGAAGCGCTCGCCACGCGGCTGCGGGAACTGGCCGACGCCACCGACGCGCACGCCGGTGAACGGGCCGCCGTGGCGCGGTACCGCGCGGCCATCGAGGCGGACGCGGCGGCCGCGGACCGCGACCGGTGGGCGGACGGGCGCACCTTCACGTTCGACCGCCTGCTGCCCGTGCCGGCCGGCGACGTCTGGCGGCACTGGACCGACCCGGACCTGCTCGCGTCCTGGTGGGTTCCCCCGTCGATGACGGTCACCGCGTGCACGATCGAGCCGCGGCCGGGCGGCCGGGTCGTGCTCGGCTACCGCGACGCCGACGGCGAGTACCGCGCCGAAGGCCGGGTGCGCGTCGCCGACGAGCCCGGCCACCTCGGGTTCGACCTCGCGGTGACCGGCCCCGCCTCCTTCACCGGCCACTACGACCTCGAGCTGCACCCGGACGCGGCCGGTACCCGGCTGCGGCTGGGCCTGCGCATCACCGCGACGACCGTCGGCGCCGTCCCCTTCATCGCCGGGATCGAAACCGGCTGGCGCCAAGTGCTCGACCACCTCACCGCCGTGCTCTCCGAACGAAAGGCCTGA
- a CDS encoding AfsR/SARP family transcriptional regulator produces MAVLVAGKQVPLGGPKPRTLLAVLLVNAGRVVPIDTLITALWGETPPNSARSVLHTYVSALRRMLGDRDDALRRQAPGYVLDVAPESIDLVRFERGVSAGRRALAAGDAQLASATLTEALGRWSGSPLGGAEGEWAETERTKLAEARLAAVEARLEADFRLGRGSALTGELTELVAEHPLREPLRAQLILALHQAGRQADALATFHEARRLLDDELGVEPGPQLRAAFQTVLAEPAGEAAAPVAALTPSLLPATISDFTGRREEADRVLRGLHPGGSAARVCAVSGKPGSGKTTLAVHAAHRIRDQYPDGQLYATLHGNHPEPADPDEVLARFLHALGVADAAIPGKPAERVDLYRSLLADRRVLVVLDDAAGEKQVRPLLPPGGGCAVLVTSRVRLAALEGAALLDLHELREEETLELLAKLVGPRLAAEPEAALEIVRLCGHLPLAVRIAGARLAARPDWTVARLAQRLGRKQRLLNELVLGDLEVRGSLAVSYDGLGEQERTALRRLGMTGVPDFAGWLAAPLLDIPVAEAEDVIERLVDAQLLDPAGADVTGLSRYRIHDLTRVYAGELCDAEETADDVRAALERVGRDALELVRHASGRTPPPAGSGRLDQAVVDGIRADPDTWFEAEEELLVSVVEQTSERDLVATAAALASALSASSFAARNQFRQWRRTHTAALAAARRAGDRAAEGLLLSGMGTLYFEQDRFDESLAYHHQALAAFAEVGDRLGQARTWLSMSVVLREHGSFAEAERALTEAVPVLRSEGTDEELAQAEHNLGMILTESGDLVHAAESVTKALEFWRASGNRRGAALALRSIGIIHRAAGRLGEAADCCARAAAELRLVGSRLVVAYADQALAKVRIRQGRGEEVRKSLEETLTVCNELQDGFGQALLLRTLGELDLATGAPEAATARLTRSLEWWRALDLPVWQARTIRDLAVAAALSGDERRAVELRDKARAVFERYGCREATEPLPLPLSLPPNASHRVR; encoded by the coding sequence ATGGCGGTACTCGTTGCCGGGAAACAGGTCCCGCTCGGTGGCCCGAAGCCGCGTACGTTGCTGGCGGTGCTGCTGGTCAACGCCGGCCGCGTGGTGCCGATCGACACCCTGATCACCGCGCTGTGGGGCGAAACACCGCCGAACAGCGCACGTTCGGTGCTCCACACGTACGTTTCCGCGCTGCGCCGGATGCTCGGTGACCGCGACGACGCGCTGCGCAGACAAGCGCCGGGATACGTCCTCGACGTCGCCCCCGAGTCGATCGACCTGGTCCGGTTCGAGCGGGGGGTGAGCGCGGGCCGGCGAGCGCTCGCGGCCGGTGACGCGCAACTGGCGTCGGCGACCTTGACCGAGGCGCTCGGGCGGTGGAGCGGGTCCCCGCTCGGCGGAGCCGAGGGCGAGTGGGCGGAAACGGAGCGGACGAAGCTGGCCGAGGCCCGTCTCGCCGCGGTGGAAGCCCGGCTGGAGGCGGACTTCCGGCTCGGCCGCGGCAGCGCGCTGACCGGGGAGCTGACCGAACTGGTCGCCGAGCACCCGTTGCGCGAACCGTTGCGGGCCCAGCTGATCCTGGCGCTGCACCAGGCCGGCCGCCAAGCCGACGCGCTGGCCACCTTCCACGAGGCACGCCGGCTGCTCGACGACGAACTCGGGGTGGAACCCGGACCGCAGCTGCGGGCGGCGTTCCAGACGGTGCTGGCCGAACCCGCGGGCGAAGCGGCGGCACCGGTCGCGGCGCTCACCCCGAGCCTGCTGCCCGCCACCATCTCGGACTTCACCGGCCGGCGCGAAGAAGCCGACCGCGTGCTGCGGGGCTTGCACCCGGGTGGTTCGGCCGCCCGGGTCTGCGCCGTCTCCGGCAAGCCGGGGTCGGGCAAGACCACGCTCGCCGTGCACGCCGCGCACCGGATCCGCGACCAGTACCCCGACGGGCAGCTCTACGCCACCCTCCACGGCAACCACCCCGAACCGGCCGATCCGGACGAGGTGCTCGCCCGGTTCCTGCACGCGCTCGGGGTGGCCGACGCGGCGATTCCGGGCAAGCCGGCCGAGCGCGTCGACCTGTACCGGTCGCTGCTCGCCGATCGCCGGGTGCTCGTGGTGCTCGACGACGCGGCCGGCGAAAAGCAGGTCCGGCCCTTGCTCCCGCCCGGTGGCGGCTGCGCGGTGCTGGTCACCAGCCGGGTCCGGCTGGCCGCGCTGGAGGGCGCCGCGCTGCTCGACCTGCACGAACTGCGCGAGGAGGAAACCCTCGAACTGCTGGCCAAGCTGGTCGGGCCGAGGCTGGCGGCCGAACCGGAGGCCGCGCTGGAGATCGTGCGGCTGTGCGGGCACCTGCCGCTCGCGGTCCGCATCGCGGGCGCCCGGCTGGCCGCCCGGCCGGATTGGACGGTGGCCCGCCTGGCTCAGCGGCTGGGCCGGAAGCAGCGGCTGCTCAACGAACTCGTCCTCGGCGATCTGGAGGTCCGGGGCAGCCTCGCGGTGAGCTACGACGGCCTCGGCGAGCAGGAACGCACCGCGCTGCGCCGCCTCGGCATGACCGGCGTCCCGGACTTCGCCGGCTGGCTCGCGGCTCCGCTGCTGGACATCCCCGTCGCCGAGGCCGAAGACGTGATCGAGCGGCTGGTCGACGCGCAGCTGCTCGACCCGGCCGGCGCCGACGTCACCGGGCTGAGCCGGTACCGCATCCACGACCTGACCCGGGTGTACGCCGGTGAGTTGTGCGACGCCGAGGAGACGGCCGACGACGTGCGCGCGGCGCTGGAGCGGGTGGGCCGGGACGCGCTGGAGCTGGTCCGGCACGCGTCCGGCCGGACACCCCCGCCGGCCGGCTCCGGGCGGCTCGACCAAGCCGTCGTCGACGGCATCCGCGCCGATCCGGACACCTGGTTCGAAGCCGAGGAAGAGCTGCTGGTCAGCGTGGTCGAGCAGACCAGCGAACGGGACCTGGTGGCCACCGCGGCCGCGCTGGCTTCGGCGCTGTCCGCGTCGAGCTTCGCCGCCCGCAACCAGTTCCGCCAGTGGCGGCGGACCCACACCGCCGCGCTGGCCGCGGCCCGGCGGGCCGGCGACCGCGCGGCCGAGGGACTGCTGCTGAGCGGGATGGGGACGCTGTACTTCGAACAGGACCGGTTCGACGAGTCGCTCGCCTACCACCACCAGGCCCTCGCCGCGTTCGCCGAAGTCGGCGACCGGCTCGGCCAGGCCAGGACCTGGTTGAGCATGAGCGTCGTGCTGCGCGAACACGGCTCGTTCGCCGAAGCCGAACGGGCGCTGACCGAGGCGGTCCCGGTGCTGCGGAGCGAAGGAACCGACGAGGAGCTCGCCCAGGCCGAGCACAACCTCGGCATGATCCTCACCGAATCCGGCGACCTCGTCCACGCGGCGGAGTCCGTGACCAAGGCGCTCGAGTTCTGGCGCGCGTCGGGCAACCGCCGTGGCGCGGCGCTGGCCCTGCGGTCGATCGGCATCATCCACCGCGCCGCGGGCAGGCTCGGCGAGGCCGCCGACTGCTGCGCCCGGGCGGCGGCCGAACTGCGGCTCGTCGGCAGCAGGCTCGTCGTCGCCTACGCCGACCAGGCACTGGCCAAGGTGCGCATCCGGCAAGGCCGGGGCGAGGAGGTCCGGAAGTCGCTCGAGGAGACCCTGACGGTCTGCAACGAGCTCCAAGACGGCTTCGGCCAGGCGCTGCTCCTGCGCACCCTCGGCGAGCTCGACCTCGCGACGGGTGCGCCGGAGGCCGCCACCGCGCGCCTGACCCGGTCCCTGGAGTGGTGGCGGGCACTGGACCTGCCGGTCTGGCAGGCCAGGACGATCCGCGACCTGGCCGTCGCGGCGGCGTTGTCCGGAGACGAACGCCGTGCCGTCGAACTGCGCGACAAAGCCCGCGCGGTGTTCGAGCGGTACGGCTGCCGCGAGGCCACCGAACCGCTCCCGCTCCCGCTCTCGCTGCCGCCGAACGCGTCCCACCGAGTCCGGTAG
- a CDS encoding SdrD B-like domain-containing protein: MKNLARLAALALAVAAPLALAGPAHADATGSITGDVWLDSNSNGLKDVGEPAIAGQWMVIDGTGNAVQTDAKGQYEFKNLPAGSYAVKSTDRAGFGQGWTTVGGDSAFRGADGKLGNPVVLTAGQRVKGLDSGFATAKVDYRAGQVIISNTAPKVGDVIDIVGSAVPVGNVWDQFGGQLSLPDGLRVVERLGGMPKYYATEPAGKITGFFYDRRYPGAYEFVGARVVVEKPLSAAEIKFTAWKGVFGSTDPDTANDVISTTLTTS; the protein is encoded by the coding sequence ATGAAGAACCTCGCTCGCCTCGCCGCTCTAGCTCTCGCCGTCGCCGCACCGCTCGCCCTCGCCGGCCCGGCGCACGCCGACGCCACCGGCTCCATCACCGGCGACGTGTGGCTCGACAGCAACAGCAACGGCCTGAAGGACGTGGGTGAGCCGGCCATCGCGGGCCAGTGGATGGTGATCGACGGCACCGGCAACGCGGTGCAGACGGACGCCAAGGGCCAGTACGAGTTCAAGAACCTCCCGGCGGGCAGCTACGCGGTGAAGTCGACCGACCGCGCCGGGTTCGGCCAGGGCTGGACGACGGTGGGGGGCGACTCGGCGTTCCGCGGCGCCGACGGCAAGCTCGGGAACCCGGTGGTCCTGACCGCCGGCCAGCGGGTGAAGGGCCTGGACAGCGGTTTCGCCACCGCCAAGGTCGACTACCGGGCCGGCCAGGTCATCATCAGCAACACGGCCCCGAAGGTCGGCGACGTGATCGACATCGTCGGTTCCGCCGTCCCGGTCGGCAACGTCTGGGACCAGTTCGGCGGCCAGCTCTCGCTGCCGGACGGCCTGCGCGTCGTCGAGCGCCTCGGCGGCATGCCGAAGTACTACGCGACCGAGCCGGCCGGCAAGATCACCGGCTTCTTCTACGACCGCCGTTATCCGGGTGCGTACGAGTTCGTCGGCGCGCGCGTGGTCGTCGAGAAGCCGCTGTCCGCCGCCGAGATCAAGTTCACCGCGTGGAAGGGCGTGTTCGGCAGCACCGACCCCGACACGGCCAACGACGTCATCTCGACCACGCTGACCACGAGCTAA
- a CDS encoding isoamylase encodes MIKISKSRAGTPRVTFSLPIGAPPGRVSVVGSFNDWTPGRHHLTPRSNGRRSAVVDVAPGTVLQFRYLGEDGHWFDDPDLPDRADGNCVCATS; translated from the coding sequence GTGATCAAGATCAGCAAGAGCCGGGCCGGCACCCCGCGCGTCACCTTCAGCCTCCCGATCGGCGCGCCGCCCGGCCGGGTGAGCGTCGTGGGCTCGTTCAACGACTGGACTCCCGGCCGCCACCACCTCACCCCGCGGTCCAACGGCCGCCGGTCGGCAGTGGTCGACGTGGCGCCCGGCACGGTCCTGCAGTTCCGCTACCTCGGCGAGGACGGGCACTGGTTCGACGACCCCGACCTGCCCGACCGCGCCGACGGCAACTGCGTCTGCGCGACCTCCTGA
- a CDS encoding LysR substrate-binding domain-containing protein, with amino-acid sequence MTSFKLAYVPGATPAKWVRTWGERVPEVPLTLVPVAAADAAGLLRARDADAALLRSPIDRDGLHAIPLYTETTVVVVPKEHLIAAADEVSTADLADEVVLHPLDDTLEWPALPGRPAVSRPETTADAIELVAAGVGVLVVPQSIARLHHRRDLTYRPVEDAPQSSVALSWLEEETTDLMEQFIGIVRGRTVNSTRGRPAAPAERQRPERKPAAAKAAKAGKPARRAAGGGAGKRRRRA; translated from the coding sequence GTGACCTCTTTCAAGCTCGCGTACGTCCCGGGAGCGACGCCCGCCAAGTGGGTGCGGACCTGGGGTGAGCGGGTGCCGGAGGTGCCGCTGACCCTCGTCCCCGTCGCCGCCGCCGACGCGGCGGGCCTGCTGCGCGCCCGGGACGCCGACGCGGCGTTGCTGCGGTCCCCGATCGACCGGGACGGCCTGCACGCGATCCCGCTCTACACCGAGACGACGGTCGTCGTGGTGCCCAAGGAGCACCTGATCGCGGCGGCGGACGAGGTGTCCACCGCCGACCTGGCGGACGAGGTCGTGCTGCACCCGCTCGACGACACGCTGGAGTGGCCGGCGCTGCCGGGCCGCCCGGCGGTTTCGCGGCCCGAGACAACGGCCGACGCGATCGAGCTGGTCGCGGCCGGCGTGGGGGTGCTCGTCGTCCCGCAGTCGATCGCCCGGCTGCACCACCGCCGTGACCTCACCTACCGGCCGGTCGAGGACGCGCCGCAGTCGAGCGTCGCGCTGTCGTGGCTGGAGGAGGAGACGACGGACCTGATGGAGCAGTTCATCGGGATCGTCCGCGGCCGGACGGTGAACAGCACGCGCGGGCGCCCGGCGGCGCCGGCCGAACGCCAGCGCCCGGAACGCAAGCCTGCCGCGGCGAAAGCGGCGAAAGCCGGGAAACCGGCTCGGCGGGCCGCGGGCGGGGGCGCGGGGAAACGCCGCCGCCGGGCCTGA
- a CDS encoding DUF5997 family protein: MTSHKTTQTMKPATAAKKLGVYLEATPAEFREGVVTRDELNALQADPPEWLRELRRTGPHPRPVVAAKLGVSIGGLTRGGLTEPLTTEQIEALKAESPDWLVRERATQAEVRQEAARVKEQKH; encoded by the coding sequence ATGACGTCGCACAAGACCACCCAGACGATGAAGCCCGCGACCGCGGCGAAGAAGCTGGGTGTGTACCTCGAAGCCACCCCCGCGGAGTTCCGGGAGGGCGTCGTGACGCGCGACGAGCTGAACGCGCTGCAGGCCGACCCGCCGGAGTGGCTGCGCGAGCTGCGCCGTACGGGCCCCCACCCGCGGCCGGTGGTCGCGGCGAAGCTGGGCGTCTCCATCGGCGGCCTCACCCGCGGCGGCCTCACCGAGCCGCTGACCACCGAGCAGATCGAGGCGCTGAAGGCGGAGAGCCCCGACTGGCTGGTGCGGGAACGCGCCACCCAGGCCGAGGTGCGGCAGGAAGCGGCGCGGGTCAAGGAACAAAAGCACTGA